The proteins below come from a single Terriglobales bacterium genomic window:
- a CDS encoding FAD-dependent oxidoreductase, which translates to MPAATDRKLLTARLLRSVDLHQETKHLEFEVAETRNFEFTAGQFISMRAEKDGREVTRAYSIASAPRGNNRFDLCLNRVEMGFFSNYLCDMSEGAEVKFHGPHGYFVLRNPLRDSLFIATGTGIAPMRGFLQWLFADSARHAGRQLWLMFGARYRNALYYDEEFRAWELQFPNFHYTPTLSREGPDWQGARGYVQEHVRQLAQGRTDMDAYICGLKDMVITNRKLLIDELAWEKKSVMFERFD; encoded by the coding sequence ATGCCTGCCGCCACGGATCGGAAGCTGTTGACCGCGCGCCTGCTGCGCTCGGTTGACCTGCACCAGGAAACCAAGCACCTGGAATTCGAGGTCGCCGAGACGCGCAACTTCGAATTCACTGCCGGCCAGTTCATCTCCATGCGCGCGGAAAAGGACGGCCGCGAAGTCACGCGCGCCTACTCCATCGCGTCGGCTCCGCGTGGGAACAACCGCTTCGATCTCTGCCTGAACCGCGTCGAGATGGGTTTCTTCTCCAACTATCTGTGCGACATGAGCGAGGGCGCCGAGGTGAAGTTTCACGGGCCTCATGGCTACTTCGTGCTGAGGAACCCGTTGCGCGATTCCCTCTTTATCGCCACCGGTACCGGTATCGCGCCCATGCGCGGCTTCCTGCAGTGGCTCTTCGCTGATTCCGCGCGCCACGCTGGACGGCAACTGTGGCTGATGTTTGGCGCGCGCTACCGCAACGCGCTCTACTATGACGAGGAATTCCGCGCCTGGGAGCTGCAGTTCCCCAACTTCCACTACACTCCCACCCTCAGCCGCGAAGGTCCCGACTGGCAGGGCGCCCGCGGCTACGTGCAGGAGCACGTGCGCCAGCTGGCCCAGGGCCGCACCGATATGGACGCCTACATCTGCGGCCTCAAAGACATGGTGATCACCAATCGCAAGTTGCTCATCGACGAACTGGCCTGGGAGAAGAAGTCGGTGATGTTCGAACGCTTCGACTAG
- a CDS encoding carboxypeptidase-like regulatory domain-containing protein, with product MSSRLLLLGFVLLFAVVAEAQRTNGVSFVVTLDAPRATAPLDGRLLLLLSTDPADEPRFQINDSPKTQIVFGLDVENWKPGEARTVTADSTGVFGYPIRSFRDIKPGEYTVQALLDKYETFHRADGHVLKLPTDRGEGRQWNRAPGNLFSKPQKARVEANGRIALQLSEEIPPIPQPADTKYVKHIRIQSERLTKFWGKPVYLGAHVLLPEGFDDHPDARYPLMVFHGHFPADISNFRTEPPDPNLKPDYSERFRISGYNRIQQEEAYRFYQTWTSKDFPRFLVVEIQHANQFYDDSYAVNSANLGPYGDAINYELVPEIERRFRGIGQGWARFLYGGSTGGWEALASKVFYPDMYNAAFAACPDPIDFRAFTVVNIYEDKNAYYLEGTHKRVPLPGHRDYRDIPNATMQDMNYYELALGTKSRSGQQWDIWEAVFSPVGTDGYPKRIFDKVTGDIDPSVAEYWRDNFDLRSIMQRDWARLGPRLSGKIHLYCGTLDNYYLDHAVKLTEDFLKSTANPPANAEVKYGIGAEHCWNGDPTQPNHISRLRYNTMYVPMILKHIEESAPPGADLTSWRY from the coding sequence ATGAGTTCACGCCTGCTCTTGCTCGGATTTGTTCTGCTGTTCGCGGTCGTTGCCGAAGCGCAGCGCACGAACGGCGTTTCGTTCGTGGTCACGCTCGACGCGCCGCGCGCAACGGCGCCGCTCGATGGCCGCCTGCTGCTGCTGCTCTCCACCGATCCGGCCGACGAACCTCGCTTCCAGATCAACGACAGCCCGAAAACGCAGATCGTGTTCGGACTCGACGTGGAGAACTGGAAGCCGGGCGAGGCGCGCACAGTCACGGCCGACAGCACCGGCGTATTCGGCTATCCGATTCGCTCATTCCGCGACATCAAGCCCGGCGAGTACACCGTGCAGGCGCTGCTCGATAAATACGAGACGTTCCATCGCGCCGACGGGCACGTCCTAAAGCTGCCGACCGATCGCGGCGAGGGACGCCAATGGAACCGCGCGCCCGGGAACCTGTTCAGCAAGCCGCAGAAGGCGCGCGTGGAGGCCAACGGGCGCATTGCGCTCCAGCTCTCTGAAGAGATTCCTCCGATCCCGCAGCCGGCCGACACCAAGTACGTGAAGCACATCCGCATCCAGAGCGAGCGGCTGACCAAGTTCTGGGGCAAGCCGGTTTATCTTGGGGCGCACGTGCTGCTGCCGGAAGGTTTCGACGACCATCCTGACGCGCGCTATCCGCTCATGGTGTTTCACGGCCACTTCCCCGCCGACATCAGCAACTTCCGCACCGAGCCGCCCGATCCGAACCTCAAGCCGGACTACAGCGAGCGCTTCCGCATCTCCGGCTACAACCGCATCCAGCAGGAGGAGGCGTACCGCTTCTACCAGACGTGGACGAGCAAGGACTTTCCGCGCTTTCTCGTCGTTGAGATCCAGCACGCAAACCAGTTCTATGACGACTCGTACGCGGTGAACTCGGCGAACCTGGGTCCGTATGGCGACGCGATCAATTACGAGCTGGTTCCCGAGATCGAACGGCGCTTCCGCGGCATCGGGCAGGGCTGGGCGCGGTTTCTGTACGGCGGCTCGACCGGCGGATGGGAGGCGCTGGCGTCGAAGGTGTTCTATCCCGACATGTACAACGCCGCGTTTGCGGCGTGTCCCGACCCGATTGATTTCCGCGCGTTCACGGTGGTGAACATCTACGAAGACAAGAACGCGTACTACCTGGAGGGCACGCACAAGCGTGTTCCGCTGCCCGGACACCGCGACTATCGCGACATCCCGAACGCGACCATGCAGGACATGAACTATTACGAGCTGGCGCTGGGGACCAAATCACGCAGCGGGCAGCAGTGGGACATCTGGGAAGCGGTGTTCTCGCCCGTCGGTACGGACGGTTATCCCAAGCGCATCTTCGACAAAGTGACGGGTGACATTGATCCCAGCGTTGCCGAGTACTGGCGAGACAACTTCGACCTGCGCTCCATCATGCAGCGCGACTGGGCCAGGCTCGGGCCCAGGCTGAGCGGGAAGATCCACCTGTATTGCGGCACGCTCGACAACTACTACCTCGATCACGCGGTGAAGCTGACCGAGGACTTCCTGAAGAGCACGGCGAATCCGCCGGCGAACGCCGAGGTGAAGTACGGCATCGGCGCCGAGCACTGCTGGAACGGCGATCCGACGCAGCCGAACCACATCTCGCGGCTGCGCTACAACACCATGTATGTGCCGATGATCCTGAAGCACATCGAGGAGTCGGCGCCGCCCGGAGCGGACCTGACGAGCTGGCGATATTAG
- a CDS encoding J domain-containing protein — translation MATTAQKDYYGALGVKKSASTEDIRKAFRKLARKYHPDVNPGDKTAEEKFKQISEAHDVLSDPKKRRIYDQLGFYSDNIDPATAEAYARGGGQPGGPGPGGFGGGYTGGARAGGAQGGGFDFSGFDFSDLFEGGGGRARTRTTGGGAGGFRDIFSSIFNRGGVQPEGPEPGSDLEYQVTVDFWQAIRGAVLRLSITRQDTCSNCHGVGFLEQPGPCPQCNGAGQVTQQGGRMKFNVTCPRCGGTGKNRTVCPVCRGEGVVNRTEPLEVRIKAGTRDGQRIRLAGKGNAGRHGGPPGDLYIIVRAGEHPVFRREGDDIRITVPVSATEAGLGAKIEVPTIDGRALLKIPPGTQSGQKLRLREKGVPSATRDGVRGDEIVEVKIIVPAPRDEKTKELLRELAKLNPDDPRAELWKQV, via the coding sequence ATGGCCACCACCGCCCAAAAAGACTATTACGGCGCGCTCGGCGTCAAAAAGTCCGCCAGCACGGAGGACATCCGCAAGGCGTTTCGCAAGCTGGCGCGCAAGTATCACCCCGACGTCAATCCCGGCGACAAGACCGCGGAAGAAAAGTTCAAGCAGATCTCGGAAGCGCACGACGTCCTCAGCGATCCCAAGAAGCGCAGGATTTACGATCAGCTCGGCTTCTACAGCGACAACATTGATCCGGCAACGGCCGAAGCGTACGCGCGCGGTGGCGGACAGCCCGGCGGCCCCGGTCCGGGCGGGTTTGGCGGCGGCTACACCGGAGGCGCGCGCGCTGGCGGCGCTCAGGGCGGCGGTTTCGACTTCAGCGGTTTCGACTTCTCCGACCTGTTCGAGGGTGGAGGCGGACGCGCTCGCACGCGCACTACGGGCGGCGGGGCGGGCGGGTTCCGCGACATCTTCTCCAGCATCTTCAATCGTGGCGGCGTGCAGCCCGAAGGCCCGGAGCCGGGCAGCGACCTCGAATACCAGGTCACTGTGGACTTCTGGCAGGCGATCCGCGGCGCCGTGCTGCGCCTCAGCATCACGCGCCAGGACACATGTTCGAACTGCCACGGCGTCGGATTTCTCGAACAACCGGGGCCGTGTCCGCAGTGCAACGGCGCCGGCCAGGTCACGCAGCAGGGCGGACGCATGAAGTTCAACGTGACGTGCCCGCGCTGCGGCGGCACGGGTAAGAACCGGACCGTTTGTCCGGTGTGCCGCGGCGAAGGCGTGGTGAACCGCACCGAACCGCTGGAAGTCCGAATCAAGGCGGGCACGCGCGACGGGCAGCGCATCCGGCTCGCCGGCAAGGGCAATGCAGGACGTCACGGCGGCCCGCCCGGCGACCTCTACATCATTGTGCGCGCCGGCGAGCATCCCGTTTTCCGCCGCGAGGGCGACGACATTCGCATCACCGTGCCGGTGAGCGCTACGGAAGCCGGCCTCGGCGCGAAGATTGAAGTGCCGACCATCGACGGCCGCGCGCTGCTCAAGATTCCGCCCGGCACGCAGTCCGGACAGAAGCTGCGCCTGCGCGAAAAGGGCGTACCCTCGGCGACGCGTGATGGCGTACGCGGCGACGAGATCGTGGAAGTTAAGATCATCGTCCCCGCCCCGCGCGACGAGAAGACAAAAGAGCTGCTGCGCGAGCTGGCAAAGCTGAACCCGGACGATCCAAGGGCCGAACTGTGGAAGCAGGTGTAA
- a CDS encoding nuclear transport factor 2 family protein gives MSRVSSRLLPFLLVLALSGSPAAALADAAQAPAAPELTRLLRQFLHAASVNDRAVFQRFFADDVLYTRSAGVTITKADIMRSFDEPRAAERAATAYDADDITVRQWGDTAVVNFRLIAKTNIAGREETAYYRNTGTFLRRNEQWQAVAWQATKAPEKEQK, from the coding sequence ATGTCGCGAGTCTCGTCCCGGCTGTTGCCCTTCCTGCTCGTGCTGGCGCTCTCCGGATCGCCGGCAGCAGCGCTTGCCGATGCCGCGCAAGCGCCCGCCGCGCCCGAACTGACCAGGCTGCTGCGCCAGTTTCTGCACGCCGCGTCGGTGAACGACCGCGCGGTTTTCCAGCGCTTCTTCGCCGACGACGTGCTCTACACGCGCTCGGCCGGCGTGACCATCACCAAGGCCGACATAATGCGTAGTTTCGATGAGCCGCGTGCCGCCGAACGCGCCGCGACTGCGTACGATGCCGACGACATCACCGTGCGCCAGTGGGGCGATACCGCCGTGGTCAACTTCCGTCTGATCGCCAAGACGAACATCGCCGGGCGCGAGGAAACCGCGTATTACCGCAACACCGGCACGTTCCTCCGCCGCAACGAACAGTGGCAGGCGGTGGCGTGGCAGGCGACGAAGGCGCCGGAAAAAGAGCAGAAGTAG
- the dnaK gene encoding molecular chaperone DnaK, with translation MPKIIGIDLGTTNSVVAVMEGGEPKVIANEEGGRTTPSVVAFTKTGERLVGQVAKRQAITNPENTIYSIKRFMGRRYDEVSEEMKMVPYKVEREGDHVVVMAQGKKYTPPEISAMILQKLKKAAEDYLGEKVTDAVITVPAYFNDAQRQATKDAGRIAGLDVKRIVNEPTAAALAYGLDKKKDETIAVYDFGGGTFDISILEVGEGVIEVKATNGDTHLGGDNIDQRIVDWLIDEFRKKEGLNLRDRGNEMALQRLRDAAERAKIELSTTMETEINLPFITADASGPKHLVEKLTRGKLESMVEDIINRSVGPCRQALKDAGVDASKIDEVVLVGGQTRMPRIQVLVKELFGKEPHKGVNPDEVVAVGAAIQGGVLRGDVKDLLLLDVTPLTLAIETLGGVATPMIPRNTTIPTRKTETFSTAADSQTSVEVHVLQGERPMARDNRTLGKFHLTGIPPAPRGVPQIEVTFDIDANGILNVTAKDNATGKDQKITITSSSGLSKEEVERMARDADAHAAEDKQRREEIEVRNQLDTLVYSVEKMLREQGDKISQSERGDVEAALADAKKALETGGKDAMNSAREKLTAASHKLAEAMYRATGAQAGSAQPGQQAAGPPPRGDGEAKKDEGVIDAEYVDVEDKK, from the coding sequence ATGCCCAAGATCATAGGAATCGACCTCGGGACGACAAATTCCGTGGTCGCAGTCATGGAGGGTGGCGAGCCCAAGGTGATTGCCAACGAGGAAGGAGGGCGAACCACGCCTTCCGTAGTCGCATTCACCAAGACGGGAGAACGCCTGGTCGGCCAGGTGGCCAAGCGCCAAGCCATCACCAACCCGGAGAACACCATTTACTCCATCAAGCGCTTCATGGGGCGCCGCTACGACGAAGTCAGCGAAGAAATGAAGATGGTGCCCTACAAGGTGGAGCGCGAGGGCGACCACGTGGTGGTCATGGCGCAGGGCAAGAAGTACACCCCGCCGGAGATCTCCGCCATGATCCTTCAGAAGCTGAAGAAGGCGGCGGAAGACTACCTGGGCGAGAAAGTGACCGACGCGGTCATCACCGTCCCGGCGTACTTCAACGATGCGCAGCGCCAGGCAACCAAGGATGCCGGCCGCATCGCCGGGCTCGACGTGAAGCGCATCGTGAACGAGCCCACCGCCGCCGCGCTGGCCTACGGACTGGACAAGAAGAAGGACGAAACCATCGCCGTGTACGACTTCGGCGGCGGCACCTTCGATATCTCCATTCTTGAAGTCGGCGAAGGCGTGATCGAGGTCAAGGCGACCAACGGTGACACCCACCTGGGCGGCGACAACATTGACCAGCGCATTGTGGACTGGCTGATTGACGAGTTCCGCAAGAAGGAAGGGCTGAACCTGCGTGACCGCGGCAACGAGATGGCTCTCCAGCGCCTGCGCGACGCCGCCGAGCGCGCCAAGATCGAGCTCTCCACCACCATGGAGACCGAGATCAACCTGCCGTTCATCACCGCCGACGCCTCCGGGCCTAAGCACCTGGTGGAGAAGCTCACCCGGGGCAAGCTGGAGAGCATGGTGGAAGACATCATCAACCGCTCGGTCGGCCCATGCCGCCAGGCGCTGAAAGACGCCGGCGTGGACGCCAGTAAGATTGACGAAGTCGTGCTCGTCGGCGGCCAGACGCGCATGCCGCGCATCCAGGTCCTGGTGAAGGAGCTGTTCGGCAAGGAACCGCACAAGGGCGTCAATCCAGACGAAGTCGTTGCGGTCGGCGCGGCCATCCAGGGCGGCGTGCTCCGGGGCGATGTCAAAGACCTGCTGCTGCTCGACGTGACGCCGCTGACTCTGGCCATCGAGACGCTGGGCGGCGTGGCGACGCCGATGATTCCGCGCAACACCACCATCCCCACGCGGAAGACGGAGACGTTTTCCACCGCGGCCGACAGTCAAACGTCGGTCGAGGTGCACGTCCTGCAGGGCGAGCGGCCCATGGCGCGCGACAATCGCACGCTGGGCAAGTTCCACCTGACCGGCATCCCCCCGGCTCCGCGCGGCGTGCCGCAGATCGAGGTGACGTTCGACATCGATGCCAACGGCATCCTGAACGTCACCGCCAAGGACAACGCCACCGGCAAGGACCAGAAGATCACGATTACGTCTTCTTCGGGCCTGTCGAAGGAGGAAGTGGAGCGCATGGCAAGAGACGCCGACGCTCACGCCGCGGAAGACAAGCAACGGCGCGAGGAGATCGAGGTCCGCAACCAGCTCGACACGCTGGTCTACAGCGTGGAAAAGATGCTGCGCGAGCAGGGCGACAAGATCTCGCAGAGCGAACGCGGCGACGTGGAAGCGGCCCTGGCCGACGCCAAGAAGGCGCTCGAGACTGGCGGCAAGGACGCCATGAACTCAGCCCGCGAGAAGCTGACGGCGGCCTCGCACAAGCTGGCCGAAGCCATGTACCGCGCGACCGGCGCACAAGCCGGCAGCGCACAGCCCGGCCAGCAGGCCGCCGGTCCGCCTCCGCGTGGCGACGGCGAGGCCAAGAAAGATGAAGGCGTGATCGACGCCGAGTACGTTGACGTGGAGGACAAGAAATAA
- a CDS encoding c-type cytochrome has protein sequence MKFHRFVLMLAAVLALFGAALSQVGGVTPGQSVTPPPPPRPPATAPAVPPQEPTAEKQFKNIQVLKDLPASELIPVMTVVSASLGVGCDHCHVTAPERKFEADDKKPKQVARDMMRMVFDINKNNFGGRTEVTCNTCHRGSHDPVAVASFGMIPSTEGADEHDHAAQGLPAVAELLDKYIAALGGASAIQGLHSRVSRGVLLHARFENTGGTQKVINRGASDPFEVAQVANKIAYSGGVSQVYDGSNAWVNTPRGPRPMNAQQTATIAANGNLQAALALKERAARLRVVGREAVDSKDAYVVGGPWLDGRRARYFFDAQSGLLVRRIVYSPTPVGPFPEQIDYSDYRDVGGVKVPFTVKHTFLEDDRQGYTEKYNEVKNNVTVDEARFQPPPPAQPQPASK, from the coding sequence ATGAAGTTCCACCGATTCGTGTTGATGTTGGCCGCCGTACTGGCGCTGTTCGGCGCGGCGCTTTCGCAGGTTGGCGGGGTTACGCCGGGTCAAAGCGTCACGCCGCCGCCTCCGCCCCGACCGCCCGCGACTGCACCCGCCGTTCCGCCTCAGGAGCCCACGGCCGAAAAGCAGTTCAAGAACATCCAGGTGCTGAAAGACCTGCCCGCATCGGAGCTCATTCCCGTGATGACGGTGGTGAGCGCGTCGCTCGGCGTAGGCTGCGACCACTGCCACGTCACCGCGCCCGAGCGCAAGTTCGAGGCCGACGACAAGAAGCCCAAGCAGGTCGCGCGCGACATGATGCGCATGGTCTTCGACATCAACAAGAACAATTTTGGCGGACGCACCGAGGTCACCTGCAACACCTGCCATCGCGGCAGCCATGACCCGGTCGCCGTCGCGTCTTTCGGCATGATCCCCAGCACCGAAGGCGCGGACGAGCACGACCATGCGGCGCAGGGCCTGCCCGCCGTCGCCGAACTGCTCGACAAGTACATCGCCGCGCTGGGCGGCGCTTCGGCGATCCAGGGATTGCACAGCCGCGTTTCCCGCGGAGTGCTGCTGCACGCCAGGTTTGAGAACACAGGCGGAACGCAGAAGGTGATCAATCGCGGCGCCTCCGACCCGTTCGAAGTCGCGCAAGTCGCCAACAAGATCGCCTACAGCGGCGGCGTCAGCCAGGTGTACGACGGCAGCAACGCCTGGGTGAACACGCCCCGCGGACCGCGTCCGATGAACGCGCAACAGACCGCCACGATTGCCGCCAATGGCAACCTTCAGGCTGCACTCGCGCTGAAAGAGCGCGCCGCCCGCCTCCGCGTGGTGGGCAGAGAAGCGGTGGATTCCAAAGACGCCTACGTCGTCGGCGGACCGTGGCTCGATGGCCGCCGCGCCCGCTACTTCTTCGACGCGCAGTCGGGGCTGCTGGTGCGTCGCATCGTCTACTCGCCCACGCCCGTCGGGCCGTTCCCCGAGCAGATCGACTACTCCGACTATCGCGACGTCGGCGGAGTGAAAGTGCCGTTCACCGTCAAACACACTTTCCTGGAAGACGATCGCCAGGGATACACCGAGAAGTACAACGAGGTGAAGAACAACGTCACCGTTGACGAAGCCAGGTTCCAGCCGCCGCCGCCCGCGCAGCCCCAGCCGGCGAGCAAGTAG
- a CDS encoding histone deacetylase has protein sequence MLPFKLVYGDGYFLPIGAHVFPAAKYRLIQRRLLAAKVAAAGDFIEPQPASDEDILRVHTPEYVHKLRTGTLSPMEEMQLEVPYSPELVQAFWLAAGGSIRAAELALQNGVAVNVGGGFHHAFPNHGEGFCMIHDVAVAIRRMQHDGKIKRAMTVDCDVHHGNGTAAIFSARAGSAAPLLSWSAGALGTLARGEMKAATPDQIGDVFTISLHQQNNYPEWKPASSIDVNLPDGIGDSDYLAWLDNALGSAFRQFTPDLICYIAGADPYREDQLGGLGLTIEGLKRRDELVFRAAKARGVPVMVTYAGGYARRVEDTVTIHCNTVVAAREVFAAA, from the coding sequence GTGCTTCCCTTCAAGCTCGTCTACGGCGACGGATACTTCCTGCCCATCGGCGCGCATGTCTTCCCTGCCGCCAAGTACCGGCTGATTCAGCGGCGGCTCCTGGCAGCCAAAGTCGCAGCCGCCGGAGACTTCATCGAGCCGCAGCCCGCGAGCGACGAAGACATCCTTCGCGTGCACACGCCGGAGTACGTCCACAAGCTGAGGACGGGAACTCTCTCCCCGATGGAGGAGATGCAACTGGAGGTCCCCTACTCGCCCGAGCTGGTGCAGGCGTTCTGGCTGGCAGCGGGCGGCTCCATTCGCGCCGCCGAGCTGGCGCTCCAAAACGGAGTGGCGGTGAACGTCGGCGGCGGATTCCATCACGCCTTTCCCAACCACGGCGAGGGCTTTTGCATGATTCACGATGTTGCGGTCGCCATCCGCCGCATGCAGCACGACGGCAAGATCAAACGCGCCATGACGGTGGACTGCGATGTCCATCACGGCAACGGCACGGCCGCAATTTTTTCGGCGCGCGCCGGCAGCGCCGCGCCGTTGCTTTCGTGGTCAGCGGGTGCGCTGGGCACGCTGGCGCGCGGCGAGATGAAGGCCGCCACGCCGGACCAGATCGGCGACGTCTTCACCATCTCACTGCACCAGCAGAACAACTATCCGGAGTGGAAACCCGCCTCTTCGATCGACGTGAACCTGCCCGACGGCATTGGCGACTCCGATTATCTCGCCTGGCTCGACAACGCGCTCGGCTCCGCCTTCCGCCAGTTCACGCCGGATTTGATCTGCTACATCGCCGGCGCTGATCCCTATCGCGAAGACCAGCTCGGCGGACTTGGCCTGACCATCGAAGGATTAAAGCGCCGTGACGAGCTGGTGTTCCGCGCCGCGAAAGCGCGCGGCGTGCCCGTGATGGTCACCTACGCGGGCGGCTACGCGCGGCGGGTGGAGGACACTGTGACTATCCACTGCAACACGGTTGTGGCCGCGCGCGAGGTATTCGCGGCAGCGTAG
- a CDS encoding helix-turn-helix transcriptional regulator, giving the protein MTKRKSKGAYMISAVAEMYGIHPQTLRLYEREGLLKPSRSEGNTRYYTEEDLARLEFILSLARDLGVNISGIAIILQMRERMEEMQRQIQDFVGYIQQEVIARAGQHPDAARGALVPVRRTTAIAPPPASSKEKRNR; this is encoded by the coding sequence ATGACGAAGCGCAAATCCAAAGGCGCGTACATGATCTCGGCGGTAGCCGAAATGTACGGCATCCATCCGCAGACGCTGCGCCTGTACGAGCGCGAGGGTCTGCTGAAGCCGTCGCGCTCGGAGGGCAACACGCGCTACTACACCGAAGAAGACCTGGCGCGGCTGGAATTCATTCTGTCGCTGGCGCGCGACCTGGGCGTGAACATTTCGGGGATTGCGATCATCCTCCAAATGCGCGAGCGCATGGAAGAGATGCAGCGCCAGATTCAGGATTTTGTGGGATACATCCAGCAGGAAGTCATCGCGCGCGCCGGGCAGCATCCCGACGCAGCCCGTGGCGCACTGGTTCCCGTCCGGCGGACCACGGCCATTGCACCCCCGCCGGCCTCGTCCAAGGAAAAGCGCAACCGGTAG
- the ffh gene encoding signal recognition particle protein has product MFENLSEKLQKAFRNLRGQGTLTEENIGESLKEIRLALLEADVNFKVVKELIERIRAKALGQEVMASLSPAEQVVKVVRDEMVALLGQDTAKLKFASQPPTVMLMAGLQGSGKTTTSGKLAHWLKNGGHRPLLVSVDVYRPAAREQLKIVAQAIKAHLYEGQVDQANTATVERLAKEARREAVNTGCDVLIVDTAGRMHIDDQLMDEMQSLKKLLAPAEILFVADSMTGQDAVNSAREFHEKLSLTGVVLTKMDGDARGGAALSIRQVTGQPIKFIGVGEKYEALEPFHPDRIVSRILGMGDILSLIEQAEQKLDKKKAQQFAAKALSGDGFSLEDFRDQLRQVKKLGSLSNIMGMLPRVGAFANMQQVADKVGEKELVRVEAIINSMTPYERDHHEVINGNRRRRIARGSGTSVQEVNQLLRQYAQMRKMFKQAGRGGFNPRALAGMMRGR; this is encoded by the coding sequence ATGTTTGAGAATCTCTCAGAAAAACTTCAGAAGGCGTTCAGGAACCTTCGCGGACAGGGCACGCTCACCGAGGAGAACATCGGCGAGTCGCTGAAGGAAATCCGCCTCGCGTTGCTGGAGGCCGACGTCAATTTCAAAGTTGTCAAAGAGCTGATCGAGCGCATCCGCGCCAAGGCCCTCGGCCAGGAGGTGATGGCTTCGCTCTCGCCCGCCGAGCAGGTCGTGAAAGTCGTGCGCGACGAGATGGTCGCGCTGCTCGGGCAGGACACCGCCAAGCTCAAGTTCGCCTCGCAGCCGCCGACGGTGATGCTGATGGCGGGCCTGCAAGGCTCGGGCAAGACAACCACGTCAGGCAAGCTGGCGCACTGGCTCAAGAACGGCGGACATCGCCCGCTGCTGGTTTCCGTGGACGTGTATCGTCCCGCGGCGCGCGAGCAGCTGAAGATCGTGGCGCAGGCCATTAAGGCGCATCTGTACGAAGGCCAGGTTGACCAGGCCAACACCGCGACCGTCGAGCGGCTGGCGAAGGAAGCGCGCCGCGAAGCCGTCAACACCGGTTGCGACGTGCTCATCGTCGACACCGCGGGCCGAATGCACATTGACGACCAGCTGATGGACGAGATGCAGTCGCTCAAGAAGCTGCTAGCGCCCGCGGAAATCCTGTTCGTGGCCGACTCGATGACCGGGCAGGACGCGGTGAACTCGGCCCGCGAATTTCACGAGAAGCTCTCGCTCACCGGCGTGGTGCTCACCAAGATGGACGGCGACGCGCGCGGCGGCGCGGCGCTCTCCATCCGGCAGGTCACCGGGCAGCCGATCAAGTTCATCGGCGTGGGCGAAAAGTACGAGGCGCTGGAGCCGTTCCATCCCGACCGCATCGTTTCACGCATCCTCGGCATGGGCGACATCCTCTCGCTCATCGAGCAGGCCGAGCAGAAGCTCGACAAGAAAAAAGCTCAGCAGTTCGCGGCCAAGGCGCTCTCCGGGGACGGCTTCTCGCTTGAAGATTTCCGCGACCAGCTTCGCCAGGTGAAGAAGCTGGGGTCGCTGTCCAACATCATGGGCATGCTGCCGCGCGTGGGCGCGTTCGCCAACATGCAGCAGGTGGCCGACAAGGTGGGCGAGAAAGAACTCGTCCGGGTGGAGGCGATCATCAACTCCATGACGCCCTACGAGCGCGACCACCACGAGGTGATCAACGGCAACCGGCGGCGGCGCATCGCGCGCGGCTCGGGCACGAGCGTGCAGGAGGTCAATCAGCTCCTGCGCCAGTACGCCCAGATGCGCAAGATGTTCAAGCAGGCCGGCCGCGGCGGCTTCAACCCGCGCGCGCTGGCGGGCATGATGCGCGGACGGTGA